The genomic interval CCGATCCTGCTCATTCAGGAATCGGCAGGACAGCTCTTCCGCGACATCGCCCTTGCCATCTGCTCGGCCGTCGCGCTGTCATACGTCGTGTCCATCACCGTTATACCGTCGCTCGGCGGTTTGCTGCTCAAGCCGCAGAAGCGTGACCCGAACAAGAAAGCGTGGTGCGACCGCTGCGAGCACGACGATCCGAAGGCGTCGAAGCTCAAGCTCATGGCCAAGGCCATCGAGCGCGGCCGGCGGGCCATCTGTTCCGTGACACGAATCGGCGCGAAGGCACCGACTGCTGTTGGCGGGCTCGTGTACAAACTCACCGGCTCGGTGCCGCTTCGCCTCGGCGTTGCGGGTGTGTTCCTCGTGATCTGCACCGTCGGCTCATGGCTGTTGCTGCCGCCGCTCGACTACCTTCCGGCGGGCAATCGCAACATCGTCTTCGGCGTCATGATTCCGCCGCCGGGTTACAACCAGACCCAGTTTGCCTCCATTGCCCAGCGGCTCGACGACAACATGGAGCCGTTCTACGCGGCCAGCGAGCCGAAGTTTGCGCTCGAGCCGCAGGAAGAACCGATCGACGAGCGGACGGAGGTCACCTACTTCGATCCCGAAACCAACGAACCGGCCGGCCAGGTCACGCCACCGCCTGCCGATTTCTATTTCGTCGTCAACTTCGACCAACGCCTCTTCCACGCCGCCATCACCGGAGGCGAAGCAAAGGCCCGCACCGTCGACATGGTGCCGTTGTTCAACGAGGTCGCGTCGGCCGACTCGGTGCCCGGCGTCTACCACTTCCCGTTTCAACTCCCGCTGTTCCGCACGGGCGGCACCACCGGGTCGGCCGTCAAGCTTGATCTCTCCGGCGCGAATCTCGACGAAGTGTCGGCAGCGGCGGGGGCGTTGTTCGGCAAGCTTGTCGACGAGTTCGGCCCGACGGCGATCCAGCCCGAGCCGGCCAACTTCAACTTGCTCTCGCCCGAGCTGCACGTCAACCCCAACTACTTCCGTCTGACCGACGCGGGCCTGACCGGGCTCGACCACCAGTACGCCGTCGCGGCAGCGGGGGACGGGTTGCTCGTCCCCGATTCGTATGAAGCCGAGGGCGAGCTGAAGGACTTGAAGATCATTTCCGCCCGCACGGCCGACGAGAACACGCTCGGTCCCATCGCCGACATTCCGCTGGCGTCGGGCTTCGACAACACGATCGTCACGCTCGGCTCGGTCAGCGACATCGAACGCACGGCCGGCGTCGAGCAGATCAAACGTGTCGGCAGGCAACGCGCCGTCACGCTCCAGGTCACGCCCCCGGCCGGAGTGCCCCTCGCCAACGCGATGACCACCATGCAGGCCGCCATCGATGAGTTGCGGGCCGACGGCACCATCGCCGACGGCGTGCAAACGGATCTGGCCGGTTCCGCCGGCAAGCTGAACGAAATCAAAACCGCGCTCCTAGGCGACGGCTCGGTCACCGGCACGCTCCGCTCCACGCTGTTCCTCGCGCTCGTCGTGGTCTACCTGCTGATGTGCGTGCTCTTCCAGTCGTGGACGTATCCGCTGGTTATCGTCACGTCGGTGCCGTTGGCGACGTTCGGCGGGTTCCTCGCGCTCTGGCTCATGCACCAGTGGTCGCTCGCCGACCGCTACATGCCGGTGCAAAACCTTGACGTGCTCACCATTCTCGGCTTCGTCATTCTCGCCGGTGTCGTGGTGAACAACGCGATCCTCATCGTTCACCAGACGCTCAACTTCACCAGCGGTAAGAGCGATATCGCCGAGCAGACCGAAGGTGCCGAGGAGCCGTGCAGCGCCGGATGCAATACGCGCGACGCGATTCGCGCCGCGGTCGAGAGTCGCGTGCGGCCGATCATGATGTCGACGCTCACTAGCGTCGGCGGCATGTTGCCGCTGGTGCTCATGCCCGGCAGCGGGTCCGAGCTGTACCGCGGCCTCGGTGCCGTCGTGACGGGCGGGCTGATCGTGTCGACCGTGTTTACCCTGATCCTCGTCCCGGTTTTGCTCTCGCTG from Planctomycetota bacterium carries:
- a CDS encoding efflux RND transporter permease subunit, translating into MNEIIRIAIHQPITMAVGVLLAVLAGLVALDRVPIQMTPEIEDTVIAVRTTWESASPQEIETQVIDQQEQVLQNVGGVTSMTSLSQSGAGQIRLQFRTGTDKQAALQEVSQKLDEVPSYPEGVNQPEIEDTDPESRDYIAWITIVSSDPDFDIAELGDFVENQIVPQFERLPGMSEVNVLGGREKELQVRVDMDALAQRGITMQTFVDAVRNNNRNASGGTLEDGKVDIRIRALGRFTDPGQAEQIVVTHDENGGPVYVRDVATVTEGYKERTDFCYVRGMPCIAINFQKESGANVLEVIDELDAVVARINGPGGLLQVEAERRGINGTFEAVKTYDQTGYINDALALVQSNIYLGGGLAVITLLLFLRSLRSVGIIALAIPISVIGSIVVLVAAGRSVNVVSLAGLAFAIGMVVDNAIVVLENIYRHLEMGKKATKAAFDGTSEVAGAVLASTLTTLIVFIPILLIQESAGQLFRDIALAICSAVALSYVVSITVIPSLGGLLLKPQKRDPNKKAWCDRCEHDDPKASKLKLMAKAIERGRRAICSVTRIGAKAPTAVGGLVYKLTGSVPLRLGVAGVFLVICTVGSWLLLPPLDYLPAGNRNIVFGVMIPPPGYNQTQFASIAQRLDDNMEPFYAASEPKFALEPQEEPIDERTEVTYFDPETNEPAGQVTPPPADFYFVVNFDQRLFHAAITGGEAKARTVDMVPLFNEVASADSVPGVYHFPFQLPLFRTGGTTGSAVKLDLSGANLDEVSAAAGALFGKLVDEFGPTAIQPEPANFNLLSPELHVNPNYFRLTDAGLTGLDHQYAVAAAGDGLLVPDSYEAEGELKDLKIISARTADENTLGPIADIPLASGFDNTIVTLGSVSDIERTAGVEQIKRVGRQRAVTLQVTPPAGVPLANAMTTMQAAIDELRADGTIADGVQTDLAGSAGKLNEIKTALLGDGSVTGTLRSTLFLALVVVYLLMCVLFQSWTYPLVIVTSVPLATFGGFLALWLMHQWSLADRYMPVQNLDVLTILGFVILAGVVVNNAILIVHQTLNFTSGKSDIAEQTEGAEEPCSAGCNTRDAIRAAVESRVRPIMMSTLTSVGGMLPLVLMPGSGSELYRGLGAVVTGGLIVSTVFTLILVPVLLSLVLDAQSAIASKRAEKAEKPEAIPAAPSTA